In Candidatus Neomarinimicrobiota bacterium, the genomic stretch TACCTCTGATTGACGCGAATGGGACAGTAATAGGGGTTTTAGGTACAACGGAGGACATCACCGATCGTAAGAATATTGAAGATGAAAAAACGAATTTGTCTGAAACTCTTCGATACCGTGTAAAGGAACTGACTTCATTATACTCCATTGATAAAATTATAGAGGAGAATGAAGAACTGAATTTGACTCTTGCGAAAATAAGCTCCATAATGGTTAATGCTCTCCGTTTTCCCGATAAAGCCTGGATCAAGATTAATGCCGGTGATGAGAAGCATACTGTTAACGAGCATAACATCTCGAAAGGACAATTCATTTCCGGAGAGCTAAAAGTTCTCGGCAACATCATTGGTTCAATTGAAGTAGGATATGTTGATGACACTCCAACTATCCAGGAGGAAGTGGAGCTTGTCACGGCCGTTTCAGGTAAAATTAGCCGCCTGATAGAGAATTCAGAACTACAGAAGAAGAGTCTCGAAAGGGAACGGTATGAGTCAACCCAGAAATTAGCAGCAGCGGTAGCTCACGAGATAAGCCAGCCTCTACAATCACTTACCATAATTTCCGACCTTGCCAAAAATAACTGGAAAGAAAACAGCCATCTTTTAGAAAATATTCCGGATCATCTAAAACGTATTTCCACACTCGTTGAAAAAATGCTTAATCTGACATCCGTTGAGACGATGGATTACGCCGGCGGATTGGAGATAGTTGACATTACTAAATCGGCGGGTAAAATCGAAGCAAGTGAAAAAAGCGTACTGATTATTGATGATAATGAAGCAGTGCTGAACCTGCTAGTCGAAGTCGTAAAAACTCAAAGCATCAATGTTGAATCAGCC encodes the following:
- a CDS encoding response regulator — encoded protein: MISKNVNMVILWTGFAIGFWLIDASIDSIIFGKGSLMDQIILPGTGKLIFRLTVSIIFIMIGVYLHLNKPAAVKSSANLGGSDAILQNIIDNIPQLIFWKNTDLVFIGCNQKFAESVGLKSPSEVIGKTDYEIVSNPKDADFYRECDIRVMESKKPEIHSKRHEIHDDGKDVWLDLSRIPLIDANGTVIGVLGTTEDITDRKNIEDEKTNLSETLRYRVKELTSLYSIDKIIEENEELNLTLAKISSIMVNALRFPDKAWIKINAGDEKHTVNEHNISKGQFISGELKVLGNIIGSIEVGYVDDTPTIQEEVELVTAVSGKISRLIENSELQKKSLERERYESTQKLAAAVAHEISQPLQSLTIISDLAKNNWKENSHLLENIPDHLKRISTLVEKMLNLTSVETMDYAGGLEIVDITKSAGKIEASEKSVLIIDDNEAVLNLLVEVVKTQSINVESASNGNDGLELIRKNEYDLILCDIKLPDIDGLEIFQKIENDLINTSFIFMSGYVVGKENMEIINRSAGFLKKPFTVDKVINILKSL